CGTCCGCCGGCATCGGCATGACGCGCAGCACGGCGTCGCGATTGGCGGGCAGGGTGGTGAAGGGGGTGGGGGTGCTGGAGGACATGCGGCTGGCTCCAATGCCTGGAAACCAGCCGATTATGCAGGAAAAACAAGACCGCGGCGCGCGCGCCGCGGTCGTTGCGGGCCGGGCCCGGCTCAGGACGCCAGCTTGACGATGCCGTAGCCGCCGACCAGCAGCCAGACGTACAGGATCAGGCCCAGGGCCATGACGCGGGGGCCGGCCTTCTTGATCTGCGCGAAGCGGGTTTCGATGCCCAGCGCCGTCATGGCCATGGTCAGCGCGAACACGTCCAGGCGGCGCAGCGCGGCCACGGCGTCCGCCGGCAGGATGTTCAGCGAATTGATGATGGCCAGCGCCAGGAAACCGATGGCGAACCAGGGGATGGGCAGCTTGGCGCCCTTGCCCTGGCCGCCGGCGTGGCTGGCGGCGTTGCGCAGGTACATGCCCAGCACCAGCAGCACCGGCACCAGCAGGGCCACGCGGGTCATCTTGACGATGGTGGCGACTTCGGTGGTGGCCGGGTCCACGTTGCTGGCCGCGCCCACGACTTGGGCGACTTCATGGATGGTGCCGCCGATGTAGATGCCCAGCGCCTGGGTGTCCAGGTTGAGCCAGCCGGCGTGGTAGAGCACCGGGTACAGGAACATGGACAGCGTGCCGAACAGCACCACGGTGGCAACGGCGACCGCGCTCTTGTGGGGCGCCGAGCGCAGGGTGGGCTCGAAGGCCAGCACGGCGGCCGCGCCGCAGATGGCGCTGCCGGCAGAGGTCAGCATGGCGGTGTCGCGGTCCAGGCCCAGCAGGCGCTGGCCGACCACGGTGCCGATCAGCAGGGTGCCCAGCACCACGGCCACGGAAACCGCCAGGCCGGGCAGGCCCACGGCCACGATCTGCTGGATGCTGATGTTCAGGCCATAAAAGGCCACGGCGATGCGCAGCAGCCGGCGGGCGGTGAAGTTCACGCCCACGCCCCAGTCCGCCGGCATGGTGCCGCGCAAGAAATTGCCGTAGAGCATGCCGCAGACGATGCCGACCACCAGCGGCGAGAAACCCATGTGCCGGATGGCGGGCAGGTCCGCCAGCTGCATCACGGCGGCGGCCATCAGGCCGACGAACAGGACGCCGTTGAGTTTGTCGCGCCAGGGCGTGGCGGCGGGGGCGGCCGCGTGGGCGGCGGGCGAGGCGGGAAGCGGGGCGGCGGTGCTGG
The Achromobacter sp. AONIH1 DNA segment above includes these coding regions:
- a CDS encoding YeiH family protein: MSASTSTAAPLPASPAAHAAAPAATPWRDKLNGVLFVGLMAAAVMQLADLPAIRHMGFSPLVVGIVCGMLYGNFLRGTMPADWGVGVNFTARRLLRIAVAFYGLNISIQQIVAVGLPGLAVSVAVVLGTLLIGTVVGQRLLGLDRDTAMLTSAGSAICGAAAVLAFEPTLRSAPHKSAVAVATVVLFGTLSMFLYPVLYHAGWLNLDTQALGIYIGGTIHEVAQVVGAASNVDPATTEVATIVKMTRVALLVPVLLVLGMYLRNAASHAGGQGKGAKLPIPWFAIGFLALAIINSLNILPADAVAALRRLDVFALTMAMTALGIETRFAQIKKAGPRVMALGLILYVWLLVGGYGIVKLAS